A single window of Corythoichthys intestinalis isolate RoL2023-P3 chromosome 21, ASM3026506v1, whole genome shotgun sequence DNA harbors:
- the lrrc4bb gene encoding leucine-rich repeat-containing protein 4B — protein MRVVMVTSPCAPSPLLWLVHLLLWFHNHGPQLTEAAPPCPVPCSCSNQASRVICTRKTLDQVPESISENTRYLNLQENTIQVIKSDTFKHLRHLEILQLSKNHIRQIEVGAFNGLPNLNTLELFDNRLTVVPSQAFEYLSKLRELWLRNNPIETLPAFAFHRVPSLRRLDLGELRKLDFISEAAFEGLVNLRFLNLGMCGLKDIPNLTALVRLEELELSGNQLGIVRPGSFQGLVSLRKLWLMHSKVSVIERNAFDDLKNLEELNLSHNSLHSLPHDLFTPLHQLERVHLNHNPWVCNCDVLWLSWWLKETVPSNTTCCARCHAPPGLKGKYIGELDQSHFTCYAPVIVEPPTDLNVTEGMAAELKCRTGTSMTSVNWFTPNGTLMTHGSYRVRISVLHDGTLNFTNVTVQDTGQYTCMVTNSAGNTTATAVLNVSASDPSNSYSYFTTVTVETVETVGGGDDKNSARQYINETLIEFPNPTVEKDGITMSPSLSSLSSLSPRANRATENAVTVSIIDVTNIPGLDDVMKTTKIIIGCFVAITFMAAVMLVVFYKLRKQHQLHKHHGPARAIEIVNVEDEIGAGAGSGISGGSTINTSGGGEGTLRIHHPEIVNLPNIGRSDTLNHYYKTHHFNNNVMGLNIGPDGMGSGGMHKTQPGQEIPISCTPVPISTSNLLVSSGNGTNTNPSSMSPPLPMSLPMPTMGLHGSIKGFMGQNQNPQMEPLLFKGNSKENVQETQI, from the exons ATGCGTGTTGTCATGGTGACCAGCCCCTGTGCCCCTTCCCCCCTCCTCTGGTTGGTCCACCTTTTGTTGTGGTTCCACAACCATGGACCTCAGCTGACAGAAGCAGCACCCCCCTGCCCTGTCCCCTGTAGCTGCTCCAATCAGGCGAGCCGTGTCATTTGCACGAGGAAGACTCTAGATCAAGTCCCAGAAAGTATTTCAGAAAACACAAGATACCTCAATCTACAAGAGAACACAATTCAG GTGATCAAGTCTGACACCTTTAAGCACTTGCGGCATCTGGAAATCCTCCAGCTCTCCAAGAACCACATCCGGCAGATCGAGGTGGGAGCGTTCAATGGGCTGCCGAACCTCAACACGCTGGAGCTGTTTGACAACCGTCTCACCGTGGTACCGTCGCAGGCCTTTGAGTACCTCAGCAAGCTAAGGGAACTATGGCTACGAAACAACCCTATCGAGACGCTGCCGGCGTTCGCCTTTCACCGCGTTCCCTCTTTACGCCGTCTCGATCTCGGGGAACTCAGGAAACTGGATTTCATCTCAGAGGCCGCCTTCGAGGGTCTGGTCAACTTGCGCTTCTTGAATCTCGGCATGTGCGGATTGAAGGACATCCCCAACCTCACTGCGCTCGTACGACTAGAGGAGTTGGAGTTGTCGGGGAACCAGTTGGGAATAGTCCGGCCCGGGTCATTCCAGGGCCTCGTGTCTCTCCGGAAGCTGTGGCTCATGCACTCCAAGGTGTCGGTCATTGAACGCAATGCTTTTGATGACCTAAAAAACTTGGAGGAGCTCAACCTTTCACACAATTCACTTCATTCACTGCCTCATGACCTCTTTACCCCTTTGCATCAGTTGGAAAGGGTGCATCTTAACCACAACCCATGGGTGTGCAACTGTGATGTTCTGTGGCTCAGTTGGTGGCTTAAAGAAACAGTTCCTAGCAACACCACATGCTGCGCCAGATGCCATGCGCCGCCGGGTCTGAAGGGCAAGTACATCGGCGAACTGGATCAGAGCCATTTCACCTGTTATGCCCCCGTCATCGTGGAGCCACCTACCGATCTCAACGTCACAGAGGGCATGGCTGCTGAGCTCAAATGCCGCACGGGAACGTCCATGACCTCAGTGAACTGGTTCACTCCGAACGGCACTCTTATGACCCACGGATCTTATCGCGTCAGGATCTCAGTGCTCCATGACGGAACGCTCAACTTCACCAACGTGACCGTGCAGGACACCGGGCAGTATACTTGCATGGTGACAAACTCTGCCGGTAACACCACCGCCACTGCTGTGCTCAATGTATCAGCTTCAGACCCCAGTAACAGCTACAGCTATTTCACCACCGTCACTGTGGAGACGGTCGAAACGGTGGGAGGAGGGGACGATAAGAACTCAGCAAGACAGTACATCAATGAGACCTTAATAGAGTTCCCCAATCCTACTGTTGAAAAAGATGGCATCACTATGTCACCTTCTCTCTCTTCTCTTTCCTCACTGTCCCCACGAGCGAACAGAGCCACAGAGAATGCAGTGACTGTATCCATCATCGATGTAACTAACATTCCAGGCCTAGATGATGTCATGAAAACAACTAAGATTATCATTGGTTGCTTTGTGGCTATTACTTTTATGGCAGCCGTAATGTTGGTGGTCTTTTACAAGCTCCGCAAACAACACCAGCTGCACAAGCACCACGGCCCGGCCAGAGCCATTGAAATCGTCAACGTGGAAGACGAGATCGGAGCCGGTGCAGGGAGTGGTATCTCAGGCGGCTCCACCATAAATACCAGCGGTGGCGGAGAAGGAACTTTAAGGATACATCATCCCGAAATAGTTAACCTTCCCAACATTGGCCGTTCTGACACTTTGAACCACTACTACAAGACCCATCATTTCAACAACAATGTAATGGGTCTTAATATTGGACCGGACGGAATGGGATCAGGAGGTATGCACAAGACCCAGCCAGGCCAGGAAATCCCCATATCTTGTACCCCCGTTCCCATCTCGACATCCAATCTGCTCGTCTCTTCGGGAAACGGCACCAACACCAACCCGAGTTCAATGTCGCCTCCTCTGCCAATGTCTCTCCCGATGCCTACCATGGGCCTACATGGATCTATTAAAGGTTTCATGGGCCAGAACCAGAACCCCCAAATGGAGCCTCTTCTCTTCAAGGGGAACTCAAAGGAAAATGTCCAGGAGACTCAGATCTAA